The following are encoded together in the Vigna unguiculata cultivar IT97K-499-35 chromosome 2, ASM411807v1, whole genome shotgun sequence genome:
- the LOC114174208 gene encoding putative cytochrome c oxidase subunit 6b-like translates to MSAAQVDPHDKMRARDVNKVARGEQAPRPAHEYGTVSPPPPPSSTHTIDDTKNKNKGEKSGIAENGAELTESNDYKTCYVKYVEYHRCVQQKGEKAPECQKLGTYFRSFCPTEWITEWDKEREEGN, encoded by the exons ATGTCTGCAGCGCAGGTTGATCCTCACGACAAGATGAGAGCGAGGGATGTCAACAAAGTTGCGCGAGGAGAGCAAGCTCCAAGACCCGCTCATGAATACGGCACCGTTTCTCCTCCTCCACCTCCTTCTTCAACCCACACTATCGACGATACCAAGAACAAGAACAAG GGGGAAAAGTCAGGGATAGCAGAAAACGGTGCCGAATTAACAGAGAGCAATGATTATAAAACTTGTTATGTAAAATATGTGGAGTATCACAG ATGCGTTCAACAAAAAGGCGAAAAGGCACCCGAATGCCAGAAACTAGGCACGTATTTTAGGTCCTTCTGTCCAACTGAATGG ATAACAGAATGGGataaagagagagaagagggaAACTAG